The following are encoded in a window of Panicum virgatum strain AP13 chromosome 5N, P.virgatum_v5, whole genome shotgun sequence genomic DNA:
- the LOC120673336 gene encoding uncharacterized protein LOC120673336 isoform X4 — protein MSMRLGGPPCCCFGFAQLQPAAVRLRVPVPPARAADTSASQSPARLRAVLDQVDEALRKGNDEAALSLVRGSQGEDGGLGCFGAARQVPQRLYKLDELKLNGIDTSAFLSPVDLTLGSIERNLQIAAVLGGLSISAALELSQLQILFLVLGLLSLWSVDFVYFGGGVRNLVLDTIGHYLSQKYHNRVIQMLNKFSCIALAGVATEYLLYGVAEGGLADINKLDGLIKSLGFTQKKADSQVRWAVLNTVLLLRCHERARSQLAEAMSSGKSVGTCIEVIEGNINTDDI, from the exons ATGAGCATGAGGCTGGGGGGACcgccctgctgctgcttcgGCTTCGCCCAGCTGCAGCCCGCCGCCGTCAGGCTCCGGGTGCCTGTGCCTCCTGCTCGCGCCGCGGACACCTCCGCCTCCCAGTCCCCGGCGCGCCTGAGGGCGGTGCTGGATCAGGTGGACGAGGCGCTAAGGAAGGGGAACGACGAGGCAGCGCTCTCCCTCGTGCGCGGCTCGCAGGGGGAGGACGGCGGGCTCGGGTGCTTTGGCGCCGCGAGGCAG GTACCTCAAAGACTTTATAAATTGGATGAGCTTAAACTAAATGGAATTGATACTTCTGCGTTCCTATCGCCTGTGGATCTGACATTGGGATCAATTGAAAGAAACCTCCAAATTGCTGCAGTTCTCGGAGGGCTTTCGATATCAGCTGCATTAGAGCTTTCACAACTCCAAATCCTGTTCCTCGTACTAGGTCTACTATCTTTGTGGTCTGTGGACTTT GTATATTTCGGTGGAGGGGTGAGAAACTTGGTTCTTGACACAATTGGTCACTATCTTAGCCAGAAGTATCACAACAGAGTTATACAG ATGTTGAACAAGTTCTCGTGCATAGCACTAGCTGGAGTTGCAACAGAGTACCTACTGTATGGAGTCGCTGAAGGAGGATTAGCTGACATCAACAAG CTTGATGGATTGATCAAGAGTTTGGGTTTCACCCAGAAGAAAGCTGATTCACAGGTAAGATGGGCTGTGCTGAACACTGTTCTCCTGCTGCGTTGCCATGAAAGAGCTAGATCGCAGCTTGCAGAAGCAATGTCTTCTGGGAAATCAGTAGGCACTTGCATCGAAGTCATAGAAGGGAATATAAACACGGATGATATTTGA
- the LOC120673336 gene encoding uncharacterized protein LOC120673336 isoform X1, protein MSMRLGGPPCCCFGFAQLQPAAVRLRVPVPPARAADTSASQSPARLRAVLDQVDEALRKGNDEAALSLVRGSQGEDGGLGCFGAARQVPQRLYKLDELKLNGIDTSAFLSPVDLTLGSIERNLQIAAVLGGLSISAALELSQLQILFLVLGLLSLWSVDFVYFGGGVRNLVLDTIGHYLSQKYHNRVIQHEAGHFLVAYLLGVLPKGYTITSLDTLSKQGSLNVQAGTAFVDYEFLEEINTGKLSATMLNKFSCIALAGVATEYLLYGVAEGGLADINKLDGLIKSLGFTQKKADSQVRWAVLNTVLLLRCHERARSQLAEAMSSGKSVGTCIEVIEGNINTDDI, encoded by the exons ATGAGCATGAGGCTGGGGGGACcgccctgctgctgcttcgGCTTCGCCCAGCTGCAGCCCGCCGCCGTCAGGCTCCGGGTGCCTGTGCCTCCTGCTCGCGCCGCGGACACCTCCGCCTCCCAGTCCCCGGCGCGCCTGAGGGCGGTGCTGGATCAGGTGGACGAGGCGCTAAGGAAGGGGAACGACGAGGCAGCGCTCTCCCTCGTGCGCGGCTCGCAGGGGGAGGACGGCGGGCTCGGGTGCTTTGGCGCCGCGAGGCAG GTACCTCAAAGACTTTATAAATTGGATGAGCTTAAACTAAATGGAATTGATACTTCTGCGTTCCTATCGCCTGTGGATCTGACATTGGGATCAATTGAAAGAAACCTCCAAATTGCTGCAGTTCTCGGAGGGCTTTCGATATCAGCTGCATTAGAGCTTTCACAACTCCAAATCCTGTTCCTCGTACTAGGTCTACTATCTTTGTGGTCTGTGGACTTT GTATATTTCGGTGGAGGGGTGAGAAACTTGGTTCTTGACACAATTGGTCACTATCTTAGCCAGAAGTATCACAACAGAGTTATACAG CATGAAGCTGGTCACTTTCTGGTAGCATATTTGCTAGGGGTGCTTCCAAAAGGATACACAATTACAAGCTTGGATACACTTAGCAAACAAGGATCACTCAACGTTCAAGCTGGAACGGCTTTTGTGGATTACGAGTTCCTTGAGGAG ATTAATACAGGCAAGCTATCTGCCACG ATGTTGAACAAGTTCTCGTGCATAGCACTAGCTGGAGTTGCAACAGAGTACCTACTGTATGGAGTCGCTGAAGGAGGATTAGCTGACATCAACAAG CTTGATGGATTGATCAAGAGTTTGGGTTTCACCCAGAAGAAAGCTGATTCACAGGTAAGATGGGCTGTGCTGAACACTGTTCTCCTGCTGCGTTGCCATGAAAGAGCTAGATCGCAGCTTGCAGAAGCAATGTCTTCTGGGAAATCAGTAGGCACTTGCATCGAAGTCATAGAAGGGAATATAAACACGGATGATATTTGA
- the LOC120673336 gene encoding uncharacterized protein LOC120673336 isoform X2, which yields MSMRLGGPPCCCFGFAQLQPAAVRLRVPVPPARAADTSASQSPARLRAVLDQVDEALRKGNDEAALSLVRGSQGEDGGLGCFGAARQVPQRLYKLDELKLNGIDTSAFLSPVDLTLGSIERNLQIAAVLGGLSISAALELSQLQILFLVLGLLSLWSVDFVYFGGGVRNLVLDTIGHYLSQKYHNRVIQHEAGHFLVAYLLGVLPKGYTITSLDTLSKQGSLNVQAGTAFVDYEFLEEMLNKFSCIALAGVATEYLLYGVAEGGLADINKLDGLIKSLGFTQKKADSQVRWAVLNTVLLLRCHERARSQLAEAMSSGKSVGTCIEVIEGNINTDDI from the exons ATGAGCATGAGGCTGGGGGGACcgccctgctgctgcttcgGCTTCGCCCAGCTGCAGCCCGCCGCCGTCAGGCTCCGGGTGCCTGTGCCTCCTGCTCGCGCCGCGGACACCTCCGCCTCCCAGTCCCCGGCGCGCCTGAGGGCGGTGCTGGATCAGGTGGACGAGGCGCTAAGGAAGGGGAACGACGAGGCAGCGCTCTCCCTCGTGCGCGGCTCGCAGGGGGAGGACGGCGGGCTCGGGTGCTTTGGCGCCGCGAGGCAG GTACCTCAAAGACTTTATAAATTGGATGAGCTTAAACTAAATGGAATTGATACTTCTGCGTTCCTATCGCCTGTGGATCTGACATTGGGATCAATTGAAAGAAACCTCCAAATTGCTGCAGTTCTCGGAGGGCTTTCGATATCAGCTGCATTAGAGCTTTCACAACTCCAAATCCTGTTCCTCGTACTAGGTCTACTATCTTTGTGGTCTGTGGACTTT GTATATTTCGGTGGAGGGGTGAGAAACTTGGTTCTTGACACAATTGGTCACTATCTTAGCCAGAAGTATCACAACAGAGTTATACAG CATGAAGCTGGTCACTTTCTGGTAGCATATTTGCTAGGGGTGCTTCCAAAAGGATACACAATTACAAGCTTGGATACACTTAGCAAACAAGGATCACTCAACGTTCAAGCTGGAACGGCTTTTGTGGATTACGAGTTCCTTGAGGAG ATGTTGAACAAGTTCTCGTGCATAGCACTAGCTGGAGTTGCAACAGAGTACCTACTGTATGGAGTCGCTGAAGGAGGATTAGCTGACATCAACAAG CTTGATGGATTGATCAAGAGTTTGGGTTTCACCCAGAAGAAAGCTGATTCACAGGTAAGATGGGCTGTGCTGAACACTGTTCTCCTGCTGCGTTGCCATGAAAGAGCTAGATCGCAGCTTGCAGAAGCAATGTCTTCTGGGAAATCAGTAGGCACTTGCATCGAAGTCATAGAAGGGAATATAAACACGGATGATATTTGA
- the LOC120673336 gene encoding uncharacterized protein LOC120673336 isoform X3, with product MSMRLGGPPCCCFGFAQLQPAAVRLRVPVPPARAADTSASQSPARLRAVLDQVDEALRKGNDEAALSLVRGSQGEDGGLGCFGAARQVPQRLYKLDELKLNGIDTSAFLSPVDLTLGSIERNLQIAAVLGGLSISAALELSQLQILFLVLGLLSLWSVDFVYFGGGVRNLVLDTIGHYLSQKYHNRVIQINTGKLSATMLNKFSCIALAGVATEYLLYGVAEGGLADINKLDGLIKSLGFTQKKADSQVRWAVLNTVLLLRCHERARSQLAEAMSSGKSVGTCIEVIEGNINTDDI from the exons ATGAGCATGAGGCTGGGGGGACcgccctgctgctgcttcgGCTTCGCCCAGCTGCAGCCCGCCGCCGTCAGGCTCCGGGTGCCTGTGCCTCCTGCTCGCGCCGCGGACACCTCCGCCTCCCAGTCCCCGGCGCGCCTGAGGGCGGTGCTGGATCAGGTGGACGAGGCGCTAAGGAAGGGGAACGACGAGGCAGCGCTCTCCCTCGTGCGCGGCTCGCAGGGGGAGGACGGCGGGCTCGGGTGCTTTGGCGCCGCGAGGCAG GTACCTCAAAGACTTTATAAATTGGATGAGCTTAAACTAAATGGAATTGATACTTCTGCGTTCCTATCGCCTGTGGATCTGACATTGGGATCAATTGAAAGAAACCTCCAAATTGCTGCAGTTCTCGGAGGGCTTTCGATATCAGCTGCATTAGAGCTTTCACAACTCCAAATCCTGTTCCTCGTACTAGGTCTACTATCTTTGTGGTCTGTGGACTTT GTATATTTCGGTGGAGGGGTGAGAAACTTGGTTCTTGACACAATTGGTCACTATCTTAGCCAGAAGTATCACAACAGAGTTATACAG ATTAATACAGGCAAGCTATCTGCCACG ATGTTGAACAAGTTCTCGTGCATAGCACTAGCTGGAGTTGCAACAGAGTACCTACTGTATGGAGTCGCTGAAGGAGGATTAGCTGACATCAACAAG CTTGATGGATTGATCAAGAGTTTGGGTTTCACCCAGAAGAAAGCTGATTCACAGGTAAGATGGGCTGTGCTGAACACTGTTCTCCTGCTGCGTTGCCATGAAAGAGCTAGATCGCAGCTTGCAGAAGCAATGTCTTCTGGGAAATCAGTAGGCACTTGCATCGAAGTCATAGAAGGGAATATAAACACGGATGATATTTGA
- the LOC120674710 gene encoding uncharacterized protein LOC120674710 has product MSALAMEFCNLNIWRLDVACATPRAPDGALPVAAAARLVLPHRRPPPGLARADPQGVGQQVAAQRPTDRRNRKGRGQGLPPRALLCAGRPAGARRPRHCACAAPRAPRNALLPAAAGSGRGPRGRGQSGLGGSRSAVRHGATAHRCTPVDRGKPSVNQSTKARPWLQWLPLGSEDMSVRSDKAFSRVDFIDRKLLSILSDIAGVMIEGGYEHAPKSNR; this is encoded by the exons ATGTCTGCCCTCGCCATGGAGTTCTGTAATCTCAATATCTGGAGGCTTGACGTG GCCTGTGCGACACCCCGAGCCCCTGACGGTGCCctgccggtcgccgccgccgcccgcctggtgctgcctcaccgccggccgcccccgggACTTGCGCGCGCAGATCCGCAGGGCGTGGGGCAGCAGGTAGCAGCGCAGCGCCCGACCGATCGCCGCAACCGCAAGGGTAGGGGCCAGGGGCTGCCTCCGCGCGCCCTGCTGTGCgcaggcaggccggccggcgcccggcggccgcGCCACTGCGCCTGCGCGGCTCCGCGCGCCCCGCGCAACGCGCTGCTGCCTGCCGCAGCGGGCAGTGGCCGAGGGCCCAGGGGCAGGGGGCAATCAGGCCTGGGGGGCAGCCGGTCCGCGGTCCGCCACGGCGCCACCGCGCACAGGTGCACGCCAGTCGACCGAGGCAAGCCAAGTGTGAATCAATCAACCAAG GCCCGCCCCTGGCTTCAATGGCTACCTCTCGGTTCTGAGGACATGTCAGTACGAAGTGATAAGGCGTTCTCACGCGTGGATTTTATCGACCGCAAGTTGTTGTCCATCCTCAGCGACATTGCAGGCGTCATGATCGAGGGCGGGTATGAACACGCTCCGAAAAGCAATCGATAG
- the LOC120674711 gene encoding palmitoyl-acyl carrier protein thioesterase, chloroplastic-like: MASSSSCAIYYCSARVSIRCSASAGGGQGQHRSSGSNAVRVNGAAHRAPLQVGAALETSISRSLAELSAPVLTPPPLAGGAEDRVLRQNIPTEKQTVDPFRQALIVEGGVRYQQTLVVRSYEVGPDKTATMETVLNLLQETALNHVWMSGLLGDGFGATHGMIKNNLIWVVSRMHVQVDQYPIWGEVLDIDTWVGSSGKNGMRRDWLIRGRNSGDTFVRATSTWVMMNKVTRRLSKMPEEVRGEIAPWFIDRHAIEEEGAEKIIKLDSNAKYVDSDLKPKRSDLDMNHHVNNVKYVRWMLETLPDHFLQQHQLSSIILEYRKECGSSDVVQSICQPDEDSVPPEEHVSMVTGPSLLPEIISGHHSLAGALQQWPTKYTHLLQLKAGDKHEEIVRGRTTWKKKSHKGP, translated from the exons ATGGCCAGCTCCTCGTCGTGTGCCATCTACTACTGCTCCGCGCGCGTCTCCATCAGGTGCTCGgcctcggcgggcggcgggcaggGGCAGCACCGGAGCAGCGGCAGTAATGCTGTCAGGGTGAACGGCGCGGCGCACCGTGCGCCGCTGCAGGTGGGCGCGGCGCTGGAGACGTCCATCAGCAGGTCGCTGGCCGAGCTGAGCGCGCCGGtgctgacgccgccgccgctcgccgggggCGCCGAGGACCGCGTCCTGCGCCAGAACATCCCGACGGAGAAGCAGACCGTGGACCCGTTCCGGCAGGCGCTGATCGTGGAGGGCGGCGTGCGGTACCAGCAGACGCTGGTGGTGCGGTCCTACGAGGTCGGCCCGGACAAGACGGCCACCATGGAGACCGTGCTCAaccttctccag GAGACGGCACTGAACCACGTGTGGATGTCTGGCCTGCTGGGCGACGGCTTCGGCGCCACGCACGGGATGATCAAGAACAACCTCATCTGGGTCGTCTCCAGGATGCACGTCCAAGTCGATCAGTACCCAATCTG GGGGGAGGTGCTGGACATCGACACGTGGGTGGGCTCGTCGGGGAAGAACGGCATGCGCCGCGACTGGCTCATCCGCGGCCGCAACTCCGGCGACACCTTCGTTCGGGCAACCAG TACGTGGGTGATGATGAACAAGGTGACGAGGAGGCTGTCGAAGATGCCGGAGGAGGTCCGGGGCGAGATCGCGCCGTGGTTCATCGACCGGCACGCCATCGAGGAGGAAGGCGCGGAGAAGATCATCAAGCTCGACAGCAACGCCAAGTATGTCGACTCGGACCTCAAG CCGAAGCGAAGTGATCTGGATATGAACCACCACGTCAACAATGTAAAATACGTCAGGTGGATGCTTGAG ACTCTTCCTGATCACTtcctgcagcagcaccagcttAGCAGCATCATCCTGGAGTACAGGAAGGAATGTGGGAGCTCAGATGTGGTGCAGTCCATCTGCCAACCTGACGAAGACTCGGTTCCACCAGAGGAACATGTCAGCATGGTCACTGGGCCTTCCCTTTTGCCAGAGATCATCAGTGGCCACCACAGCTTGGCAGGTGCGCTCCAGCAATGGCCAACCAAGTACACGCATCTTCTGCAACTGAAAGCAGGTGATAAGCACGAGGAGATTGTGCGAGGGAGAACTACATGGAAGAAAAAATCACATAAAGGTCCCTGA